A stretch of Verrucomicrobiota bacterium DNA encodes these proteins:
- a CDS encoding fused MFS/spermidine synthase, translating into MPILLLFFCSGATALIYEVVWSKYLALMFGSTIQAQTVVLAVFMGGLALGNRLFGNRADRARQPLAWYGYIEVTIGLYAFFFTSIYGLADGIYVKLGSPIVEHSGLLLVLKGVLSVALLLGPTTLMGGTLPLLAAWLQKQSTDAGRRSARFYSTNSLGAVCGAGLAGFFLVRAMGLPVTLQMTAFANVLVGFAAIGLARRQGKLTTDAARASAGSDTAPSQCAAAAFRWGCVMVTFTGAVSMGLEVLATRCLSLIFGASLQSFAIVLMAFILGIGLGSAVIASPRRRHMEKEKTCIALLLLASGLVGLLVFKMEGVVEVYRLAKTGLAASAMGFRLHEILAAAISMLVLGVPAALLGSVLPLSIRAASENTSVLGDRVGRLLTWNTLGAVAGVLLTGFVLMPRIGLRGSFGVLAIVLSVTALLVARIRRQWRTLAVGAVITGLLLLDCAFGGEGWRHVMSSGAFRKRELAVDPREMEFRRKNVEILFYEDAADATVSVEKLKNSKDIALRINGKPDASTEGDLSTQYLLAHLPMLARPDSKDVFVLGFGSGITGGALLGHPIEHLNIAENCRPVLRAGKLFEPWNHGVLTDPRTRIWPEDARTVLKLNPQKYDVIISEPSNPWVAGIGSVFSREFYELASTRLKEGGIMAQWFHVYEMNDGIVGLVLRTFGSVFPYVEIWDTNLGDIVFLGSHQPWETNPDSFRKVFARELPREDLEQIGLKTPETIWARQIASQRTGFAIPGRGPTQSDAFPVLEYEAPKAFYIGGQSRLLANFDERTWQLPFAALEKQSVLGTLPDDVLKPIFARHNTCNNDLENYLIKRFGAATGDNSPEILDSAFIPCIFRPANRLLRPTHLPKGVNEEGNRFLQARASLLSNREQWPEGIRLVEAILRAPPSNAAQPALEWPLALYAAMAAKASLSLGNVPQARELLLLGLKQDPQLDQLQYLARIMVREKLLRPEDIPVSF; encoded by the coding sequence ATGCCGATTCTTTTGCTTTTCTTTTGCTCGGGCGCGACCGCGCTGATCTACGAGGTGGTCTGGTCCAAGTATCTGGCGCTGATGTTTGGCAGCACGATCCAGGCACAAACGGTCGTGCTGGCGGTGTTCATGGGCGGACTGGCGCTGGGTAACCGGCTTTTTGGCAATCGCGCCGATCGCGCGAGGCAACCACTCGCATGGTACGGATACATTGAGGTAACCATCGGCCTCTACGCTTTTTTCTTCACATCGATTTACGGTCTGGCCGATGGCATTTACGTCAAGCTGGGTTCGCCGATTGTGGAACACAGCGGGCTGTTGCTGGTGTTGAAAGGCGTTTTGAGCGTTGCCTTGTTGCTCGGTCCAACGACATTGATGGGCGGCACCCTGCCGTTGCTGGCTGCCTGGTTGCAGAAACAATCAACCGACGCCGGCCGCCGTTCGGCGCGGTTTTATTCCACCAATAGCCTGGGCGCAGTCTGTGGCGCCGGGCTGGCCGGATTTTTCCTCGTCCGCGCGATGGGGTTGCCGGTGACGTTGCAGATGACGGCGTTCGCGAATGTGCTCGTCGGATTTGCCGCGATTGGTTTGGCGCGACGACAAGGTAAATTGACGACCGACGCCGCCCGCGCATCAGCCGGCTCCGACACGGCGCCGTCACAATGTGCCGCGGCGGCTTTCCGATGGGGTTGTGTGATGGTCACTTTCACGGGAGCGGTGTCAATGGGGCTGGAGGTGCTGGCCACGCGGTGCTTGTCGCTGATTTTTGGCGCGTCGCTGCAATCGTTTGCGATCGTACTGATGGCGTTCATCCTTGGCATCGGACTGGGCAGCGCGGTGATTGCGTCGCCGCGCAGGCGACACATGGAAAAAGAAAAGACGTGCATCGCGCTGCTGTTGCTGGCGTCCGGGCTGGTGGGGTTGCTGGTGTTCAAAATGGAGGGCGTGGTCGAGGTTTATCGGCTGGCGAAAACCGGCTTGGCGGCCAGTGCCATGGGTTTCCGGTTGCACGAGATTCTCGCGGCGGCGATTTCGATGCTCGTGCTGGGCGTGCCGGCGGCTTTGCTCGGTTCGGTGCTGCCGCTTTCCATTCGCGCCGCTTCGGAAAACACCTCGGTGCTGGGCGACCGCGTGGGGCGTTTGCTGACCTGGAACACGCTGGGCGCGGTCGCCGGCGTGTTGTTGACTGGCTTTGTGTTGATGCCGCGAATCGGATTGCGAGGCTCGTTCGGCGTGTTGGCAATTGTGTTGAGCGTGACGGCGTTGCTGGTGGCGCGAATCCGCCGCCAGTGGCGCACGTTGGCCGTTGGCGCGGTGATCACGGGGCTGTTGCTTTTGGATTGCGCCTTTGGCGGTGAAGGGTGGCGGCACGTGATGAGTTCGGGCGCGTTCCGCAAACGCGAGCTGGCGGTAGATCCCCGCGAAATGGAGTTCCGGCGCAAGAATGTGGAAATTCTTTTTTACGAAGACGCCGCCGATGCGACGGTGTCGGTCGAAAAACTCAAGAACTCGAAGGACATTGCGCTACGCATCAATGGCAAACCGGATGCCTCGACGGAAGGCGATCTCTCGACGCAATATCTGCTGGCGCATCTGCCGATGCTGGCGCGCCCGGACAGCAAGGATGTTTTTGTGCTGGGCTTTGGCAGCGGTATCACGGGTGGCGCGTTGTTGGGTCATCCCATCGAGCACTTGAACATTGCGGAGAATTGCCGGCCCGTCCTGCGCGCGGGCAAATTGTTTGAGCCATGGAATCACGGTGTATTGACCGACCCCCGCACGCGGATCTGGCCAGAAGATGCGCGGACGGTGTTGAAGCTCAATCCGCAGAAGTATGACGTCATCATCAGTGAGCCATCCAACCCGTGGGTCGCCGGCATCGGCAGCGTGTTTAGTCGCGAGTTTTACGAACTGGCCTCCACGCGGCTCAAGGAAGGCGGCATCATGGCGCAATGGTTCCACGTTTACGAAATGAACGATGGCATCGTGGGTCTGGTGTTGCGCACGTTTGGCAGTGTTTTTCCCTACGTGGAAATCTGGGACACAAATCTGGGTGACATTGTTTTTCTTGGCTCCCATCAGCCGTGGGAAACGAATCCCGATTCATTTCGCAAAGTTTTTGCGCGGGAACTCCCGCGTGAGGACTTGGAACAGATCGGCCTCAAGACACCGGAAACAATCTGGGCGCGGCAAATTGCGTCACAACGTACCGGGTTCGCGATTCCCGGTCGAGGGCCGACGCAGTCGGACGCCTTCCCCGTCCTCGAATACGAGGCGCCCAAGGCATTTTACATCGGCGGCCAGTCACGCCTACTGGCCAACTTTGACGAGCGGACCTGGCAATTGCCTTTTGCCGCGCTCGAGAAACAATCCGTCTTGGGCACGCTGCCGGATGATGTGTTGAAACCCATTTTTGCCAGGCACAACACCTGCAACAACGATTTGGAGAATTACCTGATCAAACGGTTTGGCGCGGCAACCGGAGACAACTCTCCTGAAATATTGGACAGCGCTTTCATTCCGTGCATCTTTCGTCCGGCCAACCGACTCCTCCGACCGACCCATTTGCCCAAAGGAGTGAATGAAGAGGGAAACCGCTTTTTACAGGCCCGGGCTTCGCTGTTGTCGAATCGCGAGCAATGGCCGGAAGGGATTCGGCTCGTGGAAGCAATTCTCCGCGCGCCGCCGAGTAACGCTGCCCAACCCGCGCTGGAATGGCCGCTGGCGCTTTACGCGGCGATGGCGGCCAAGGCCAGTTTGAGTTTGGGCAATGTCCCGCAAGCGCGTGAACTTCTGCTGCTCGGCCTCAAACAGGACCCGCAACTCGACCAACTGCAATATCTGGCGCGCATCATGGTGCGGGAAAAATTGCTGCGGCCCGAGGACATCCCTGTCAGCTTCTAA